One segment of Brassica napus cultivar Da-Ae chromosome C3, Da-Ae, whole genome shotgun sequence DNA contains the following:
- the BNAC03G05210D gene encoding uncharacterized protein BNAC03G05210D has product MEDYNRQRAYGDGGMQIQPYHGGGPGTGDFRSYSASYATETNIYNIKKEKSIARSKSWGITDPELQRKKRVASYKMYSVEGKVKGSFRKSFRWLKQRYTQVVYGWW; this is encoded by the coding sequence ATGGAAGACTACAACCGTCAAAGAGCCTACGGAGACGGAGGGATGCAGATCCAGCCTTACCACGGCGGCGGTCCGGGAACCGGCGACTTCAGGAGCTACAGCGCCTCGTACGCGACGGAGACCAACATCTACAATATCAAGAAGGAGAAATCGATAGCGAGGTCGAAGTCTTGGGGTATAACGGACCCGGAGCTCCAGAGGAAGAAAAGGGTCGCGAGCTACAAGATGTATAGTGTTGAAGGCAAAGTCAAAGGCTCTTTTAGAAAAAGTTTCAGATGGCTTAAGCAGAGGTACACACAGGTCGTTTATGGCTGGTGGTGA